In Solenopsis invicta isolate M01_SB chromosome 13, UNIL_Sinv_3.0, whole genome shotgun sequence, one DNA window encodes the following:
- the LOC105201354 gene encoding uncharacterized protein LOC105201354, which yields MVVELYAQKYREILLKKKDHRRLSRDSIVEEDRQDHHRTQSQKRIITELNRRRGSSQDSIAEEDHHRTPSQKRIITGLHRRRESSQDSIAEEDHHRIPSQKRIITGLHRRRGSLQNFIAEEDYRGRGSRVLGLGCIRIIMGFYYRRGSRGLKRIIVEEDHRRILLQKIITGFHCRRGSSRLSRDSVAEEDYYRTPLQRRIIKGTPSQKIIVEKDHVSWDFDAEDHHRIPLQKIITGLHRRRGSSRKNFVAEKDHQDFVAEEDHHQDFVAEEDHHQDFVAEEDHQKDFVAEEDHQKDFVAEEDHQKYFVAEEDHQKDFVAEEDHQKDFVAEEDHQKDFVAEEDHQKDFVAEEDHQKDFVAEEDHQKDFVAEEDHQDFVAKEDHQDFVAEEDHQKDFVAEEDHQKDFVAEEDHRGTLLQKSIIKGTQLQKRIIVNFVAEEDNHKIPLQKRIIVGLYCRRGSSKEFHHRRGSSKGFHHGRESSKFHRRRGSSKGFHRKRGLSWKRVAETLLHEDHYRTPSQKRIITEISLQKRIITEFCHKRDLSWDFAKEDYYRKKNYPVIYKSAS from the exons ATGGTCGTGGAATTATATGCTCAAAAATATCgagaaattttgttgaaaaaaaaggaTCATCGCAGATTGTCACGGGACTCCATTGTAGAGGAAGATCGTC AAGATCATCACAGGACTCAATCGCAGAAGAGGATCATCACAGAACTCAATCGCAGAAGAGGATCATCACAGGATTCCATCGCAGAAGAGGATCATCACAGGACTCCATCGCAGAAGAGGATCATCACAGGACTCCATCGCAGAAGAGAATCATCACAGGACTCCATCGCAGAAGAGGATCATCACAGGATTCCATCGCAGAAAAGGATCATCACAGGACTTCATCGCAGAAGAGGATCATTACAGAATTTCATCGCAGAAGAGGATTATCGTGGAAGAGGATCGCGTGTCTTGGGACTTGGTTGCATAAGGATTATTATGGGATTTTATTATAGAAGAGGATCACGGGGACTCAAGAGGATTATCGTAGAAGAGGATCATCGTAGAATTTTGTTGCAAAAGATCATCACAGGATTCCATTGTAGAAGAGGATCATC AAGATTATCACGAGACTCAGTCGCAGAAGAGGATTATTACAGGACTCCATTACAGAGGAGAATCATCAAGGGGACTCCATCCCAGAAGATCATCGTGGAAAAGGATCATGTGTCGTGGGACTTTGATGCAGAGGATCATCACAGGATTCCATTGCAGAAGATCATCACAGGACTCCATCGCAGAAGAGGATCAtc AAGA AAGAATTTTGTCGCAGAAAAGGATCATCAGGATTTCGTCGCAGAAGAGGATCATCATCAGGATTTCGTCGCAGAAGAGGATCATCATCAGGATTTCGTTGCAGAAGAGGATCATCAGAAGGATTTCGTCGCAGAAGAGGATCATCAGAAGGATTTCGTCGCAGAAGAGGATCATCAGAAGTATTTCGTCGCAGAAGAGGATCATCAGAAGGATTTCGTCGCAGAAGAGGATCATCAGAAGGATTTCGTCGCAGAAGAGGATCATCAGAAGGATTTCGTCGCAGAAGAGGATCATCAGAAGGATTTCGTCGCAGAAGAGGATCATCAGAAGGATTTCGTCGCAGAAGAGGATCATCAGAAGGATTTCGTCGCAGAAGAGGATCATCAGGATTTCGTCGCAAAAGAGGATCATCAGGATTTTGTCGCAGAAGAGGATCATCAGAAGGATTTCGTCGCAGAAGAGGATCATCAGAAAGATTTTGTCGCAGAAGAGGATCATCGTGGGACTTTATTGCAGAAAAGTATCATCAAGGGGACTCAATTGCAGAAGAGGATCATAGTCAATTTTGTTGCGGAAGAGGATAATCATAAGATTCCATTGCAGAAGAGAATTATCGTAGGACTTTATTGTAGAAGAGGCTCATCAAAAGAATTTCATCACAGAAGAGGATCATCAAAAGGATTTCATCACGGAAGAGAATCATCAAAATTTCATCGCAGAAGAGGATCATCAAAAGGATTTCATCGCAAAAGAGGATTATCGTGGAAGAGAGTCGCGGAGACTTTGTTGC ATGAGGATCATTACAGGACTCCGTCGCAAAAGAGGATTATCACGGAAATCTCATTGCAGAAAAGAATCATCACGGAATTCTGTCACAAAAGAGATTTATCGTGGGACTTTGCAAAAGAGgattattacagaaaaaaaaattatcctgTGATATACAAGAGTGCGTCATAG